The Fibrobacter sp. UWR4 genome includes a window with the following:
- a CDS encoding histidine phosphatase family protein, with the protein MYRLIFLVLPLIFVACKGHTGVESELQEDFSSSSTGHSKDPSNPGDPNNPNNPGDSQGGEIIIPIDPVGGNEEPVEDTTAVEEADELPKCTSANDGESFLVAAENTLYFCVNGEWRTDIVEQIGVSCNDGSLSVGAEEEEPSVSVFGMDSLTGEFVYRREGVVVAGIAEKGPFRHGTSVTVVELDSLHRLADSDRKHKTCITTGNGSYTFDAFDIVSPYVRVEAFGYYKSELTGGLSAEPVTLTSVTDLTEKDSVNVNILTHLEAVPTLKLVEQSGYNSPVRMFKEQSLKKVLYAFGIKIEGFNDSFFMQQQGVFGGFGGGASASTISRTADEVSLFAGDEFSEALLAISVMLQRHGSGQKMLQFADSIAQKIAGSGNWDDWTSRAHLADWLMALDINGSFEKIRKNVAGWGLGDVPDFERHLRKFWTSEFQFPTCGKSNNGVVTHIGYSQSNYFGCNYQDTTKTKVRFTCDAELGRWRAATDIEKDTVGLGADTSKYDGAIRPGVINKDISYIYEKSSGKWRAATSDDIMDFVDVEDVYKSLAPGESVVFVLRHAERTNETGSKGHLTDNGKAQAKSVGAKFKNAGRIYFAYSGYTRTLETCENIAAGAGLSASPDSLAGLDGEWFVKSGQPSIEDVSRWAYTGSPAGSFYDLEGRSKELVSDYILANRSKLQKVNFYISHDRMVLPLAVYASQKKVDLRFFDVMGTRNWINFLAGAAVIFDSAGKVRYVPVRGLDSGTMKL; encoded by the coding sequence ATGTATCGTTTGATTTTTTTGGTTTTGCCCTTGATTTTTGTCGCCTGTAAAGGACATACAGGCGTCGAATCCGAACTGCAGGAAGATTTCTCCAGTTCTTCCACTGGACATTCTAAGGATCCTAGTAATCCCGGTGACCCCAATAATCCAAATAACCCTGGGGACTCTCAGGGGGGCGAGATTATTATTCCCATCGATCCTGTCGGCGGGAACGAGGAACCTGTGGAAGATACTACCGCTGTCGAAGAGGCGGATGAGCTGCCGAAGTGTACTTCCGCCAATGATGGGGAATCCTTCCTGGTGGCTGCGGAAAATACTCTGTATTTCTGTGTAAACGGGGAATGGCGTACGGACATTGTTGAACAAATCGGTGTTTCCTGTAACGATGGCTCCCTGTCCGTTGGTGCCGAAGAGGAAGAACCGTCCGTATCCGTTTTCGGTATGGATTCCCTCACAGGCGAATTCGTCTACCGTAGGGAGGGCGTGGTTGTTGCCGGTATTGCGGAAAAGGGACCTTTCCGTCATGGTACTTCCGTAACGGTGGTGGAATTGGATAGCCTGCATCGCCTGGCTGATTCCGACCGTAAGCACAAGACCTGCATTACCACCGGTAATGGCTCCTATACTTTTGATGCGTTTGATATTGTTTCTCCTTATGTCCGAGTGGAAGCATTCGGCTATTACAAGAGTGAATTGACCGGCGGTCTTTCTGCCGAGCCGGTAACGCTCACCTCTGTAACGGACCTTACGGAAAAGGATTCCGTAAACGTGAATATCCTGACTCATCTTGAGGCTGTACCTACTCTCAAGCTTGTGGAACAGAGCGGTTACAATTCTCCGGTCCGTATGTTCAAGGAACAGTCCCTGAAGAAGGTCCTGTACGCTTTCGGCATCAAGATTGAAGGCTTTAACGATTCCTTCTTTATGCAGCAGCAGGGCGTTTTTGGCGGCTTTGGAGGTGGTGCGTCCGCTTCCACGATTTCCAGAACCGCAGATGAAGTAAGCCTGTTTGCTGGTGATGAATTTAGTGAGGCTCTCCTGGCGATATCCGTCATGCTGCAACGCCATGGTTCCGGTCAGAAGATGTTGCAGTTTGCAGATTCCATCGCCCAGAAAATTGCTGGCAGCGGTAACTGGGACGACTGGACTTCCAGGGCTCACCTGGCAGACTGGCTTATGGCTCTTGATATTAACGGCTCCTTTGAAAAGATCCGTAAGAATGTGGCTGGCTGGGGCCTGGGCGATGTTCCCGACTTTGAACGTCACCTGCGTAAGTTCTGGACTAGTGAATTCCAGTTCCCCACTTGCGGCAAGTCCAATAATGGCGTGGTGACTCATATCGGTTACAGCCAGAGTAATTACTTTGGATGTAATTACCAGGATACGACCAAGACCAAGGTCCGTTTTACCTGCGATGCGGAACTGGGCAGATGGCGCGCCGCCACCGATATCGAAAAGGATACGGTGGGCCTTGGTGCCGATACATCCAAGTATGACGGGGCAATCCGTCCGGGTGTGATCAACAAGGATATCAGCTACATCTATGAAAAGTCCTCCGGCAAGTGGCGTGCTGCCACTAGCGATGACATCATGGATTTTGTCGATGTGGAAGACGTCTATAAGAGCCTCGCTCCGGGCGAATCCGTAGTGTTCGTGCTTCGCCATGCGGAACGTACCAATGAGACGGGTTCCAAGGGCCACCTGACGGATAACGGTAAGGCCCAGGCGAAGAGCGTTGGGGCCAAGTTCAAGAATGCCGGCCGCATTTACTTTGCCTATTCCGGATATACCCGCACCTTGGAAACCTGCGAAAACATTGCGGCAGGCGCTGGATTAAGCGCTTCTCCCGATAGCCTTGCGGGCCTCGATGGGGAATGGTTTGTTAAGTCTGGTCAACCTTCCATTGAAGATGTGAGCCGCTGGGCCTATACGGGTTCTCCTGCTGGAAGTTTCTACGATTTGGAAGGCCGTAGCAAGGAACTGGTTTCTGATTACATCCTGGCCAATCGCAGCAAATTGCAGAAGGTCAACTTCTACATTTCTCACGATAGAATGGTCCTACCTCTTGCGGTTTATGCATCTCAGAAGAAGGTTGACTTGCGATTCTTCGATGTGATGGGCACGCGCAACTGGATCAACTTCCTGGCGGGTGCAGCAGTGATTTTTGACAGCGCAGGCAAGGTTCGTTATGTTCCTGTCCGTGGCCTTGATTCCGGCACCATGAAACTGTAG
- a CDS encoding acetyl-CoA hydrolase/transferase C-terminal domain-containing protein, giving the protein MNWIEDKKCTAEEAALLINDGDVLGVSGFTLAGYPKVVPTALATRAEKLHAEGKPFQVTLFSGASTGDSCDGALARAEAVSFRMPYQSNPALRKAINSGSIKYIDAHLGKMGYWIRTGALPRPTVAIVEVTQILPDGRVCLSTSGGNSVTFLESAEKVILELNTRFGEACVGIHDVALPELPPHAKALPIDAAGDRVGDTFARVNPNRVVAIVEQSRFDEVTPFVEPDEISRNIGDRILDFVRYEEKRGRLLKGLAYQSGVGKVANAVLSAMAADSRLHQIDLYTEVIQEAVLPLLKNGKLGIASGTALTLSESTQKEFVANADEWKKHLIIRQQEVSNSPDVIKRIGVISMNTALEVDIFGNVNSSLVTGSAMMNGIGGSADFARNCLLGFFMTPSVAKNGTISSVVPYVSHVDHPDHDTMIFVTEQGLADLRGLAAEDRARLIIKNCAHPNFKEPLSDFLEYSLKHAKGIHMPLAINRAFEMHQKFLETGSML; this is encoded by the coding sequence ATGAATTGGATTGAAGATAAAAAGTGCACCGCTGAAGAAGCGGCTCTCCTCATTAACGATGGTGACGTTCTGGGTGTTTCCGGCTTTACGCTGGCTGGCTACCCTAAGGTGGTGCCTACGGCTCTTGCAACCCGCGCGGAAAAACTTCACGCCGAGGGTAAACCCTTCCAGGTGACGCTTTTCTCCGGAGCCTCTACCGGCGATTCCTGCGACGGCGCCCTTGCCCGTGCAGAAGCCGTTAGCTTCCGCATGCCTTATCAGTCCAATCCCGCACTCCGCAAGGCCATCAACTCCGGCTCCATCAAGTACATTGACGCCCACTTGGGCAAGATGGGCTATTGGATCCGTACGGGGGCGCTTCCCCGTCCCACGGTTGCCATTGTGGAAGTGACCCAGATTTTGCCCGATGGTCGCGTGTGCCTTTCTACATCTGGCGGCAATTCCGTTACCTTCCTGGAATCTGCAGAAAAGGTCATTCTGGAATTGAACACCCGCTTTGGGGAAGCCTGCGTGGGCATTCACGACGTGGCGCTGCCGGAACTTCCGCCCCACGCAAAGGCCCTGCCCATTGATGCCGCCGGTGATCGCGTAGGCGATACTTTTGCCCGCGTAAATCCCAATCGCGTTGTTGCTATCGTGGAACAGTCCCGCTTTGACGAAGTTACTCCTTTTGTGGAACCGGATGAAATTTCCCGTAATATCGGGGACCGCATCTTGGACTTTGTCCGCTATGAAGAAAAACGCGGACGCCTCCTGAAGGGGCTGGCCTACCAGAGTGGCGTAGGCAAGGTTGCAAATGCGGTTCTCTCCGCCATGGCTGCTGATAGCCGCCTCCATCAGATTGACCTTTATACCGAAGTCATCCAGGAAGCGGTTCTCCCGCTGTTGAAGAACGGCAAGCTTGGCATCGCCTCCGGTACGGCACTTACTTTGTCTGAAAGTACCCAGAAGGAATTTGTGGCCAATGCTGACGAATGGAAGAAACATTTGATTATCCGCCAGCAGGAAGTGAGCAACAGCCCTGACGTCATCAAGCGTATTGGCGTCATCTCCATGAACACTGCCCTTGAAGTGGATATTTTCGGCAACGTGAACAGTTCCCTGGTGACGGGTTCTGCCATGATGAACGGTATCGGCGGCTCTGCGGACTTTGCCCGCAACTGCCTGCTGGGATTTTTCATGACGCCTTCCGTTGCAAAGAACGGCACCATCAGTTCCGTGGTTCCTTACGTAAGTCATGTGGACCATCCGGATCACGATACCATGATTTTCGTGACGGAGCAGGGTCTCGCCGACCTTCGCGGCCTCGCTGCAGAAGACCGCGCCCGACTGATCATCAAGAACTGCGCCCACCCCAATTTCAAGGAGCCGTTAAGCGACTTCCTGGAATATAGTCTGAAGCACGCCAAGGGCATCCACATGCCTCTGGCCATCAACCGCGCCTTCGAAATGCACCAGAAATTCCTGGAAACGGGTTCCATGCTGTAA